A window from Drosophila miranda strain MSH22 chromosome Y unlocalized genomic scaffold, D.miranda_PacBio2.1 Contig_Y2_pilon, whole genome shotgun sequence encodes these proteins:
- the LOC117193974 gene encoding uncharacterized protein LOC117193974 translates to MVATTVGGPGLREVYLTNLRESPALNAAPVAYPGSPLHLNVEFCANPPAHAARWLHGDRVFTPGNQYGSTVLAYSVKDLPTPYCKEARLTYVSMHERVPRTFYFIVSSPGGVAEAVFNVNFTKRHRTMSNAIDDDEEEELNRPEQIHFPVFNSNTATPATGRGVGQALAVALALALSLICCH, encoded by the exons ATGGTTGCAACAACCGTGGGCGGG CCGGGGCTTAGGGAAGTTTACTTAACGAATCTCCGTGAATCTCCGGCCCTGAACGCCGCGCCCGTCGCCTATCCGGGCTCCCCCTTGCACCTCAACGTGGAGTTCTGTGCCAATCCGCCGGCCCATGCCGCCCGCTGGCTGCACGGCGATCGCGTCTTCACGCCCGGCAACCAGTACGGCAGCACCGTTCTGGCCTACTCCGTGAAG GATCTGCCCACGCCCTACTGCAAGGAGGCGCGCCTCACCTACGTCAGCATGCACGAGCGGGTGCCCCGCACCTTCTACTTCATTGTCTCGTCGCCGGGTGGCGTGGCCGAGGCCGTCTTCAATGTGAACTTCACCAAGCGCCACCGCACGATGTCCAATGccatcgacgacgacgaggaggaggagctcaACCGACCCGAGCAGATCCACTTTCCCGTGTTCAACAGCAACACCGCCACCCCCGCCACAGGCCGAGGCGTAGGACAAGCCCTagctgtggctctggctctggctctgtctctgatCTGTTGCCATTAA